One genomic window of Solanum dulcamara chromosome 10, daSolDulc1.2, whole genome shotgun sequence includes the following:
- the LOC129870601 gene encoding uncharacterized protein LOC129870601, whose product MALGFCPHERLPCTHKGTYADDCIVERVAQHKCDTVATCDRDLTRRISKVPGVPIMYITQHKYSIERLPEATKGGGMQTGTKRQYWNSTYEEFSTQENHWFTVCSMESSQVLITSADSRIRIFDGSQMMYEFRASGFRNTSSHIAASFSSDGKYVISASEDSHVYIWKRQPKSSRGKSKTSISV is encoded by the exons ATGGCTTTGGGTTTTTGTCCCCATGAAAGGCTTCCCTGTACTCACAAAGGGACATATGCTGATGATTGTATTGTTGAGAGAGTTGCAC AACACAAGTGCGATACTGTCGCAACATGCGATCGAGATTTGACGCGTAGAATAAGCAAG GTCCCTGGTGTACCAATTATGTACATCACTCAACACAAGTACTCTATTGAAAGGCTGCCTGAAGCAACGAAGGGTGGAGG AATGCAAACTGGAACAAAAAGACAATATTGGAATTCAACCTACGAagaattctcaactcaagaaaatcaCTGGTTTACAG TTTGCTCCATGGAATCATCACAAGTGCTTATAACTTCAGCTGATTCTCGTATCAGAATATTTGATGGATCACAAATGAtgtatgagtttagag CATCAGGTTTTCGAAATACAAGCAGCCACATTGCAGCTTCGTTTAGTTCAGACGGAAAGTATGTCATAAGTGCAAGTGAAGACTCTCATGTTTACATATGGAAGAGACAACCTAAGAGCTCCAGGGGTAAATCTAAAACTTCAATCTCAGTTTAA